In Methanothermobacter sp., the following are encoded in one genomic region:
- the afpA gene encoding archaeoflavoprotein AfpA, translating into MTEKLTVAWCITGAGEKLTETYEIMKDIKKIYGDRIKIDVFISKAGDQVVKYYGLYRDLETSFDRKWVEINANSPFLAGQVQLGKYDFILVAPCTSNSTAKISLRIGDTLVTNAVIMAQKASVPVYIMPSDYSEGKVITTLPNGKKLELKITREDVEHVKRISGMDKTEVFSDPDKIYKIFEEWTYPKDQ; encoded by the coding sequence ATGACTGAAAAACTGACTGTTGCCTGGTGTATAACCGGGGCCGGGGAGAAACTGACTGAAACCTACGAGATAATGAAGGATATCAAAAAGATCTATGGGGACCGTATCAAAATCGACGTCTTCATATCCAAGGCAGGTGACCAGGTTGTCAAGTACTATGGCCTCTACAGGGACCTTGAGACCAGCTTTGACAGAAAATGGGTTGAGATAAACGCCAATTCACCCTTCCTTGCCGGTCAGGTCCAGCTTGGTAAGTATGACTTCATACTTGTGGCTCCCTGCACCTCCAACAGCACAGCCAAGATATCCCTGAGGATAGGGGATACCCTGGTTACAAATGCCGTCATAATGGCCCAGAAGGCCTCTGTCCCTGTCTACATCATGCCATCGGATTACAGTGAGGGAAAGGTTATCACGACACTTCCAAACGGTAAGAAACTGGAACTCAAAATAACCAGGGAGGACGTTGAACACGTGAAGAGGATATCAGGGATGGATAAAACAGAGGTTTTCAGCGACCCTGACAAGATCTACAAGATCTTTGAGGAGTGGACCTACCCCAAGGATCAGTGA
- a CDS encoding adenosine-specific kinase, with amino-acid sequence MEIKTVRIEPTEDLNLILGQSHFIKTVEDIYEAIVNTVPQAKFGVAFAEASGDCLVRHAGNDEELEELAAETMLEIGAGHSFLVYLREAFPINVLQRIKDVPEVVNIYCATANPVEVIIAETDQGRGILGVIDGSRPEGIEDEEDIAERKRFLRLIGYKF; translated from the coding sequence ATGGAGATAAAGACGGTCAGAATAGAGCCCACGGAGGACCTGAACCTGATACTCGGGCAGAGCCACTTCATAAAGACTGTTGAGGACATATATGAGGCCATTGTGAACACGGTTCCCCAGGCAAAATTTGGGGTGGCATTTGCCGAGGCATCTGGGGACTGCCTTGTGAGGCATGCAGGAAATGATGAGGAACTTGAGGAACTTGCAGCAGAGACCATGCTTGAAATTGGAGCCGGACACTCGTTTCTCGTGTACCTCAGGGAAGCCTTCCCCATAAACGTGCTGCAGAGGATAAAGGATGTACCTGAGGTTGTTAACATCTACTGTGCCACCGCAAACCCTGTTGAGGTCATCATTGCCGAGACAGATCAGGGAAGGGGGATCCTGGGGGTCATAGATGGCAGCAGACCTGAGGGCATAGAGGATGAGGAGGATATCGCCGAGAGAAAGAGGTTCCTCCGCCTTATTGGATACAAGTTTTAG
- a CDS encoding cupin domain-containing protein has translation MKEKSKEIGSRVRELRELSEITEDEMASYLNIDVETYRRYETGEEDIPASILFEIAHKMGVDMGLLLTGEETRMHIFTVTRKGKGVEVERRKQYRYENLAEKFIHKKAEPFIVTVEPRDGKPKTNSHPGQEFNYVLEGRIRFYIHDNEIILNEGDSIFFDSSYEHAMEALDGKRARFLAIIM, from the coding sequence ATGAAAGAGAAAAGTAAGGAGATTGGTTCCCGTGTAAGGGAACTGAGGGAACTCTCAGAAATCACGGAAGATGAAATGGCCAGTTACCTGAACATTGACGTGGAAACCTACCGCCGCTATGAGACCGGAGAGGAGGACATCCCGGCAAGCATACTCTTTGAGATAGCCCACAAGATGGGCGTTGACATGGGACTTCTGCTCACAGGTGAGGAAACAAGGATGCACATCTTCACCGTCACCCGCAAGGGCAAGGGGGTGGAGGTTGAGAGGAGGAAACAGTACCGCTACGAGAACCTGGCAGAGAAGTTCATACACAAGAAGGCCGAACCATTCATAGTTACAGTGGAGCCCCGGGACGGAAAACCAAAGACCAACAGCCACCCAGGGCAGGAATTCAACTACGTCCTTGAGGGGCGCATAAGGTTCTACATACACGACAATGAGATAATACTGAATGAGGGGGACTCCATATTCTTTGACTCATCATATGAACATGCCATGGAGGCCCTGGACGGTAAAAGGGCCAGGTTCCTTGCAATAATAATGTAG
- a CDS encoding AMP-binding protein, with translation MTALIHEFVNRVEFDSYEDFRDNFQIKIPENFNFAYDVVDRYAEIEPDKTAIVWCNDTGDERRITFGELRELSDRAASFFTREGIEKGDTVMLTLKARYDFWYSLLGLHKIGAIAIPATHMLKEKDIVYRIGEADIRMVVCIAEDGVPDVFDSAIDELGADVKRVIVGDLEREGWINLRKELSNIPGDFQAPEDRPGGKDTLLVYFSSGTTGMPKMIEHDHTYPLGHIITAKYWQNVREDGLHYTVADTGWAKAMWGQIYGQWIAGSAVFVYDYDRFDPEKMLEKLEKYDITTFCAPPTIYRFLIKEDLSRYDLSGIEYAVTAGEPLNPEVFERFKEHTGLELMEGFGQTECVVCIANFPWMEPKPGSMGKPSPGYHVELVDRNGEPVDVGEEGEIVIKTEDGKPIGLFNGYYRNPEKTSEVWYGGYYHTGDTAWMDEDGYMWFVGRTDDIIKSSGYRIGPFEVESAIISHPSVLECAVTGYPDPIRGQVVKATVVLARGYEPSEELKKEIQDHVKRVTAPYKYPRIVEFVDELPKTISGKIRRVEIRQHDLEGDGENQ, from the coding sequence ATGACTGCTCTCATACATGAATTCGTTAACCGTGTTGAATTTGACTCCTACGAGGATTTCCGTGATAATTTCCAGATAAAGATACCTGAAAACTTCAACTTCGCATACGACGTGGTTGACCGCTATGCAGAGATTGAACCCGACAAGACAGCCATCGTCTGGTGCAACGACACTGGAGACGAAAGGAGGATAACCTTCGGTGAGCTCAGGGAACTCTCAGACAGGGCGGCCAGTTTCTTCACCAGGGAGGGTATAGAGAAGGGTGACACTGTCATGCTGACCCTCAAGGCAAGGTACGACTTCTGGTACTCCCTCCTGGGACTTCACAAGATAGGCGCCATTGCAATACCAGCCACACACATGCTCAAGGAGAAGGACATCGTCTACCGTATAGGGGAAGCCGATATAAGGATGGTTGTCTGCATAGCAGAGGACGGAGTGCCTGATGTATTTGACAGTGCCATTGATGAACTTGGGGCAGACGTTAAAAGGGTAATCGTCGGTGACCTGGAAAGGGAAGGATGGATAAACCTCAGAAAAGAACTCAGTAATATCCCCGGGGACTTCCAGGCCCCTGAAGACCGCCCCGGTGGAAAGGATACACTGCTTGTGTACTTCTCATCAGGTACAACCGGTATGCCCAAGATGATAGAGCACGACCACACCTATCCCCTTGGCCACATAATAACCGCAAAGTACTGGCAGAACGTAAGGGAGGACGGCCTTCACTACACCGTTGCAGACACAGGCTGGGCCAAGGCCATGTGGGGGCAGATCTACGGACAGTGGATAGCTGGAAGCGCCGTCTTTGTCTACGATTATGATCGCTTTGACCCCGAGAAGATGCTTGAGAAGCTTGAAAAGTATGACATAACAACCTTCTGCGCCCCGCCAACCATCTACAGGTTCCTCATAAAGGAGGACCTCTCACGCTACGACCTATCAGGCATAGAATACGCGGTGACAGCAGGGGAACCCCTCAACCCAGAGGTCTTTGAGAGGTTCAAGGAACACACAGGCCTGGAGCTCATGGAGGGCTTCGGCCAGACAGAGTGCGTTGTGTGCATAGCAAACTTCCCCTGGATGGAGCCAAAGCCGGGTTCAATGGGCAAACCATCACCGGGCTACCATGTTGAACTTGTGGACAGGAACGGTGAACCCGTGGATGTGGGTGAAGAGGGTGAGATAGTCATAAAAACCGAGGATGGTAAACCGATAGGGCTCTTCAACGGCTACTACAGGAACCCCGAGAAGACATCGGAGGTATGGTACGGCGGTTACTACCATACCGGCGATACAGCCTGGATGGACGAGGACGGATACATGTGGTTCGTTGGGAGAACCGACGACATAATAAAGAGTTCAGGTTACCGTATAGGACCCTTTGAAGTTGAAAGCGCCATTATATCTCACCCATCGGTCCTTGAATGCGCAGTTACAGGCTACCCGGACCCCATAAGGGGACAGGTTGTCAAGGCAACCGTGGTGCTTGCAAGGGGATACGAACCATCAGAGGAACTGAAGAAGGAGATACAGGATCACGTGAAAAGGGTGACCGCGCCCTACAAGTACCCCAGGATAGTTGAATTTGTTGATGAACTCCCAAAAACAATAAGCGGCAAGATAAGGCGTGTTGAGATCAGACAGCATGACCTTGAAGGAGACGGTGAAAACCAATGA
- the vorC gene encoding 3-methyl-2-oxobutanoate dehydrogenase subunit VorC — MKKAYPVINRVECKACERCIIACPRKVLYMSSKINERGYHYVEYRGEGCNGCGNCYYTCPEINAIEVHIERCEDGDTDG, encoded by the coding sequence ATGAAGAAGGCCTACCCGGTAATAAACAGGGTCGAATGCAAGGCATGCGAGCGTTGCATAATCGCATGCCCCAGGAAAGTGCTTTACATGAGCAGCAAGATCAACGAGAGGGGCTACCACTACGTTGAGTACCGTGGCGAGGGATGCAATGGCTGCGGGAACTGCTACTACACCTGCCCTGAGATCAACGCGATAGAGGTCCACATAGAGAGGTGTGAAGATGGCGACACAGATGGTTAA
- the vorB gene encoding 3-methyl-2-oxobutanoate dehydrogenase subunit VorB — translation MATQMVKGNTAVIIGAMYAGCDCYFGYPITPASEILHEASRYFPMVGRKFVQAESEEAAINMVYGAAAAGHRVMTASSGPGISLKQEGISFLAGAELPAVIVDVMRAGPGLGNIGPEQADYNQLVKGGGHGNYRNIVLAPSSVQEMCDLTMDAFELADKYRNPVIILADAVLGQMAEPLRFPERAIEHRPDTSWAVCGSRETMKNLVTSIFLDFDELEEFNFYLQEKYARVEENEVRYEEYMVEDADIVLVAYGISSRVAKSAVDTARADGIKVGLLRPITLFPFPSERIRELADRGCTFISVEMSSGQMREDIRMASGCRDVELVNRMGGNLIELRDILRKIREIAGESND, via the coding sequence ATGGCGACACAGATGGTTAAGGGTAACACCGCCGTGATAATAGGGGCCATGTATGCAGGCTGCGACTGCTACTTCGGCTACCCAATAACACCAGCAAGCGAGATACTCCACGAGGCCTCAAGGTACTTCCCCATGGTGGGGAGGAAGTTTGTGCAGGCAGAATCAGAGGAGGCAGCCATAAACATGGTCTACGGTGCAGCGGCAGCGGGCCACAGGGTGATGACAGCATCCTCAGGGCCGGGTATAAGTCTCAAACAGGAGGGAATATCCTTCCTTGCAGGTGCAGAACTCCCTGCGGTCATCGTGGATGTCATGAGGGCCGGTCCCGGGCTCGGAAACATTGGGCCGGAGCAGGCAGACTACAACCAGCTGGTGAAGGGTGGTGGACATGGAAACTACAGGAACATCGTCCTTGCACCCAGCAGTGTACAGGAGATGTGCGACCTCACAATGGATGCCTTTGAACTTGCAGATAAGTACAGAAACCCCGTTATAATACTTGCAGATGCCGTCCTGGGGCAGATGGCAGAGCCCCTCCGCTTCCCTGAAAGGGCTATTGAGCACAGGCCGGACACATCATGGGCCGTCTGCGGTAGCAGGGAAACAATGAAGAACCTCGTAACCTCCATATTCCTGGACTTCGATGAACTCGAGGAGTTCAACTTCTACCTCCAGGAGAAATACGCCAGGGTGGAGGAGAATGAGGTGAGATACGAGGAATACATGGTTGAAGATGCTGACATTGTACTCGTGGCGTATGGTATAAGCAGCAGGGTCGCGAAGAGCGCAGTTGACACGGCAAGGGCAGATGGTATAAAGGTGGGTCTTCTGAGGCCCATAACGCTATTCCCATTCCCATCAGAAAGAATCAGGGAACTTGCAGATCGTGGCTGCACCTTCATATCGGTTGAGATGAGCAGCGGCCAGATGAGGGAGGATATAAGGATGGCCTCCGGCTGCAGGGACGTTGAACTCGTAAACAGAATGGGTGGAAACCTCATAGAACTGAGGGACATCCTCAGGAAGATCAGAGAAATCGCGGGGGAATCCAATGACTAA
- a CDS encoding 2-oxoacid:acceptor oxidoreductase family protein, translating to MTKKVIRKPDSLHEVFERKGGSAPTATHYCAGCGHGILHKLIGEAIDELGIQERSVMISPVGCAVFAYYYFDCGNVQVAHGRAPAVGTGISRAEDDAVVILYQGDGDLASIGLNETIQAANRGEKMAVFFVNNTVYGMTGGQMAPTTLIGEVTVTCPGGRDPRYAGYPLHMCELLDNLQAPVFIERVSLADPKSIRKAKRAVKRALEIQRDGKGYAFVEVLSPCPTNLRQDAEGAERFLKEEMEREFPVKNFRDRSSGTESLIRSESDFSKESLDRIFQIREDSVPDPVDDPEFQEVRVKIAGFGGQGVLSMGLTLAQAACSEGRHTSWYPAYGPEQRGGTSSCGVVISGERVGSPAVDTPDILVAFNQPSIDEFADDVREGGIVLYDTATADFRKNGNVRAIGVPALEIAREHGTGRAANTAMLGVMMALGITGLDEESFREAIRFTFSGMDKIIDINLKILEAGAEWARKNLEGEF from the coding sequence ATGACTAAAAAGGTGATCAGGAAACCAGATTCACTCCACGAGGTATTCGAGAGAAAGGGTGGAAGCGCACCCACAGCCACACACTACTGTGCAGGCTGCGGACATGGGATACTCCACAAGCTCATAGGCGAGGCCATTGACGAACTGGGCATACAGGAGCGTTCAGTCATGATAAGCCCGGTTGGCTGTGCGGTATTCGCCTACTACTACTTTGACTGCGGAAACGTCCAGGTGGCCCATGGGAGGGCCCCTGCAGTTGGGACAGGAATATCACGTGCAGAGGACGATGCTGTTGTCATACTCTACCAGGGCGACGGGGACCTCGCATCCATCGGCCTCAATGAGACTATACAGGCCGCTAACCGTGGTGAGAAAATGGCTGTCTTCTTTGTCAACAACACCGTCTACGGTATGACAGGCGGTCAGATGGCGCCAACAACCCTCATAGGTGAGGTCACAGTTACCTGTCCCGGTGGGAGAGACCCCCGATATGCAGGTTACCCTTTACATATGTGTGAACTCCTCGACAACCTCCAGGCCCCGGTTTTCATAGAGAGGGTATCCCTTGCAGACCCAAAGAGCATAAGGAAGGCTAAAAGGGCTGTTAAAAGGGCCCTTGAAATCCAGAGGGATGGGAAGGGCTATGCATTCGTTGAGGTACTATCCCCATGCCCCACAAACCTCAGGCAGGACGCCGAGGGTGCTGAAAGGTTCCTCAAGGAGGAAATGGAGAGGGAATTCCCCGTGAAGAACTTCAGGGACCGCTCATCCGGGACAGAATCCCTCATAAGGTCAGAGAGCGACTTCTCAAAGGAGAGCCTGGACCGCATATTCCAGATCAGGGAGGACTCGGTGCCAGACCCTGTGGATGACCCTGAATTCCAGGAGGTACGGGTGAAGATTGCGGGTTTCGGTGGCCAGGGAGTCCTCAGTATGGGCCTTACACTGGCACAGGCAGCCTGCAGTGAGGGAAGACACACATCATGGTACCCGGCCTATGGACCCGAACAGAGGGGTGGTACATCAAGCTGCGGAGTTGTCATATCAGGTGAAAGGGTGGGATCACCGGCGGTTGACACCCCAGACATCCTGGTGGCCTTCAACCAGCCATCCATAGATGAATTTGCAGATGATGTCAGGGAGGGTGGCATTGTCCTCTACGACACTGCAACCGCAGATTTCAGAAAAAATGGTAATGTCAGGGCCATAGGTGTGCCGGCACTTGAAATAGCAAGGGAACACGGTACAGGGAGAGCTGCCAACACCGCCATGCTGGGTGTTATGATGGCCCTTGGAATTACAGGACTCGATGAGGAATCCTTCAGGGAGGCCATAAGGTTCACCTTCTCTGGTATGGATAAGATCATAGACATCAACCTTAAAATACTCGAGGCCGGGGCAGAGTGGGCCAGAAAGAACCTTGAGGGGGAATTTTAA
- the gatD gene encoding Glu-tRNA(Gln) amidotransferase subunit GatD — protein sequence MSYRGSARRFLESASIDVGDTVRVKKPDVTYEGMVLDRADDADDLHIVLKLKNGYNIGVEISEAKIELIERGSEPKIELPPVDVSEDPNLPDVSIISTGGTVASIIDYRTGAVHPAFTADDLLRANPELLDMANIRGKAVLNILSENMKPEYWVETARAVYREIDDGADGVVVAHGTDTMHYTSAALSFMLKTPVPIVLTGAQRSSDRPSSDASLNIQCSVKAATSDIAEVTVCMHATMDDLTCHLHRGVKVRKMHTSRRDTFRSINALPLAEVTPGSIKILDADHRKRGSDELELNDRVEERVALIKSYPGMTPEIIEWHLERGYRGLVMEGTGLGHCPDTLIPVLREAHERGVPVAMTSQCLNGRVNMNVYSTGRRLLQAGVIPCADMLPEVAYVKMCWVLGQTDEPERVREMMMDNIAGEINERTSIAYFRG from the coding sequence ATGTCATACCGTGGATCAGCCAGGAGATTCCTTGAATCAGCCTCAATAGATGTGGGGGACACCGTTAGGGTGAAGAAACCCGATGTGACCTATGAGGGTATGGTGCTGGACCGTGCAGATGATGCAGATGACCTGCACATCGTCCTGAAACTCAAAAACGGATACAACATTGGAGTTGAAATAAGTGAAGCGAAAATAGAACTCATTGAGAGGGGTTCAGAACCAAAAATAGAACTACCCCCTGTTGATGTGAGTGAGGACCCCAACCTGCCGGATGTGTCCATTATATCAACGGGAGGTACCGTTGCGTCAATAATAGACTACCGTACAGGGGCAGTGCACCCGGCCTTCACCGCAGATGACCTTCTCAGGGCCAACCCAGAACTCCTGGACATGGCAAACATAAGGGGTAAGGCCGTCCTGAACATTCTCAGTGAGAACATGAAACCAGAATACTGGGTTGAAACCGCAAGGGCCGTTTACAGGGAGATAGATGATGGTGCAGATGGCGTGGTTGTTGCACATGGAACCGACACCATGCACTACACATCCGCCGCCCTCAGCTTCATGCTCAAAACTCCAGTCCCTATAGTTCTTACAGGCGCCCAGAGGAGTTCAGACAGGCCATCATCGGATGCAAGCCTCAACATACAGTGCTCGGTGAAGGCCGCCACATCTGATATAGCGGAGGTCACTGTATGCATGCATGCAACCATGGACGACCTCACCTGCCACCTCCACAGGGGGGTGAAGGTGAGGAAGATGCACACCTCAAGGAGGGACACCTTCAGAAGCATAAACGCTCTCCCCCTCGCAGAGGTAACACCAGGGAGCATCAAAATACTTGACGCTGACCACAGGAAGAGGGGGTCAGATGAACTGGAACTCAATGACAGGGTTGAGGAGAGGGTTGCCCTCATAAAGAGTTATCCTGGCATGACCCCTGAGATCATAGAATGGCACCTGGAGAGGGGTTACAGGGGGCTGGTCATGGAGGGTACAGGCCTAGGGCACTGCCCCGACACACTGATACCGGTACTAAGGGAGGCCCATGAGAGGGGTGTACCTGTTGCCATGACATCCCAGTGCCTCAACGGAAGGGTCAACATGAACGTCTACAGCACAGGAAGGAGGCTCCTCCAGGCGGGTGTCATACCCTGCGCAGATATGCTTCCGGAGGTCGCCTACGTCAAGATGTGCTGGGTCCTGGGACAGACAGATGAACCCGAAAGGGTGCGTGAAATGATGATGGATAACATTGCAGGGGAAATCAACGAGAGAACATCAATAGCATACTTCAGGGGTTGA
- the gatE gene encoding Glu-tRNA(Gln) amidotransferase subunit GatE, with translation MNWDEIGLKMGLEIHQQLDTESKLFCPCRTELIDSEPDHDIVRNLRPTQSELGKFDRAAFEEAMRKLHFHYENYDDGTCLVEADEEPPHPLNREALELAVTIALLLNMRVVDEFHTMRKQVIDGSNTGGFQRTGLVATDGHLETPQGTVKIENLCLEEDAARRIRETEDGVVFRLDRLGIPLVEITTDPSISDPQQLRDVAYQIGQVLRSTRVKRGLGTIRQDLNISIREGARVEVKGVQDLDLIPEIVEREVQRQLKLVEIRNTLRERGASVEEDLVDVSEVFRETESKIISSAESVLAVKLRGFNGLIGTEIQPGRRLGTEMADYAKKRGVKGIFHTDELPAYGITPEEVESLRDAVDASEDDAVVLVAHDRDTAEKALREVIKRARMAIEGVPEETRKALPDGNTQYLRPLPTSSRMYLETDIPLFSIEDEFIEEIRENLPELPSEKRERLIEEYGLSEDLASQLVKRNLVEEFEALAEFRVDVTVIASLLAYTLRELGREGHDMDSIGIEELRDVIRLLEEGKVSKDALRDIVACMADEGVTAGEAAEKLDLLLLTEDEVEAVIDEIIELNHEMIQERGMGAMGPLMGQAMGRLRGRADGKVVNRILNSKIRERL, from the coding sequence ATGAACTGGGATGAGATAGGACTCAAAATGGGCCTCGAGATACACCAGCAGCTTGATACAGAGAGTAAACTCTTCTGCCCTTGCAGAACAGAACTTATCGATTCAGAACCTGACCATGATATAGTGAGGAACCTCAGGCCAACCCAGAGCGAACTCGGGAAATTTGACAGGGCAGCCTTTGAGGAGGCCATGAGGAAGCTCCACTTCCACTACGAGAACTACGATGATGGAACATGCCTGGTTGAGGCAGATGAGGAGCCACCCCACCCCCTTAACAGGGAGGCCCTTGAACTTGCAGTTACAATTGCACTACTCCTCAACATGAGGGTTGTGGATGAATTCCACACCATGAGGAAACAGGTCATCGATGGCAGCAACACCGGCGGGTTCCAGAGGACGGGACTTGTTGCAACCGACGGCCACCTTGAAACACCCCAGGGGACCGTTAAAATAGAGAACCTCTGCCTTGAGGAGGACGCCGCAAGGAGGATCAGGGAGACAGAGGATGGTGTTGTATTCAGGCTGGACCGCCTAGGTATACCCCTCGTTGAGATAACCACAGACCCATCCATCAGCGACCCCCAGCAGCTGAGGGACGTCGCATACCAGATAGGCCAGGTGCTCAGGAGCACCCGCGTTAAGAGGGGCCTAGGAACCATAAGACAGGATCTCAACATATCCATACGTGAGGGGGCCAGGGTCGAGGTTAAGGGTGTCCAGGACCTTGACCTCATCCCGGAGATAGTTGAGAGAGAGGTCCAGAGGCAGCTGAAACTGGTTGAGATAAGAAACACCCTCAGGGAGAGGGGCGCCTCGGTTGAGGAGGATCTTGTTGATGTCTCAGAGGTCTTCAGGGAGACAGAGTCAAAGATAATATCCTCGGCAGAGTCAGTACTCGCTGTTAAACTAAGGGGCTTTAATGGACTGATAGGAACCGAAATACAGCCAGGAAGACGTCTGGGTACAGAGATGGCTGATTATGCAAAGAAGAGGGGCGTTAAGGGGATATTCCACACCGATGAACTTCCCGCCTACGGCATAACCCCCGAGGAGGTTGAATCCCTCAGGGATGCTGTTGATGCCTCAGAGGATGATGCGGTGGTCCTGGTGGCCCATGATAGGGATACAGCGGAGAAAGCCCTCAGGGAGGTCATAAAACGTGCCAGGATGGCCATTGAGGGGGTGCCAGAGGAGACCCGGAAGGCCCTCCCCGACGGGAACACCCAGTACCTCAGGCCACTTCCAACCTCAAGCAGGATGTACCTTGAAACAGACATACCGCTCTTCAGCATAGAAGATGAATTCATCGAAGAGATCCGTGAGAACCTCCCTGAACTTCCATCAGAGAAGAGGGAGAGGCTCATAGAAGAATACGGCCTCAGTGAGGACCTTGCATCCCAGCTCGTTAAGAGGAACCTTGTTGAGGAATTCGAGGCCCTCGCAGAGTTCAGGGTTGATGTGACCGTGATAGCATCACTCCTCGCCTACACCCTCAGGGAACTTGGAAGGGAGGGTCATGATATGGACAGTATCGGCATTGAGGAACTCAGAGACGTCATCAGACTCCTTGAGGAGGGTAAGGTGTCAAAGGATGCCCTCAGGGACATAGTTGCCTGCATGGCCGATGAAGGTGTAACAGCAGGTGAGGCTGCAGAGAAACTGGACCTTCTACTTCTCACAGAGGATGAGGTTGAGGCTGTGATAGATGAGATCATTGAACTCAACCACGAAATGATCCAGGAGAGGGGTATGGGTGCAATGGGGCCCCTGATGGGTCAGGCCATGGGTAGGCTGCGTGGTAGAGCCGATGGTAAGGTTGTAAACAGGATACTGAACTCAAAAATCCGCGAAAGACTCTAG
- the trxB gene encoding thioredoxin-disulfide reductase gives MTDYDIIVIGAGPAGLTAGIYGGRQGSRVLMLDKGPAGGLGLEVPMMENYPGFEMIAGMSLVTKMKKQATKVAELREMEEVKEIEKDDLFTVRTSRDTYTASALIFATGSKHRQLGVPGENDLLGRGVCYCATCDGPLYKGRKVLMVGGGNSAAQEAVFLKNIGCDVSIVHRRDELRADSYLQDKLKEMDIPVIWNSVVTEIRGDERVEEVIIHNRVTGEDETLKVDGIFISIGEEPLNQLAVELGIEVDDGGYIITDKRQRTNIPLVYAAGDITGGLNQWVTACAEGAIAATYAYSEIQRL, from the coding sequence ATGACTGATTACGATATAATAGTTATAGGGGCTGGCCCCGCAGGACTAACAGCAGGCATCTACGGTGGAAGGCAGGGAAGCCGTGTCCTGATGCTTGATAAGGGACCTGCAGGTGGACTGGGCCTTGAGGTCCCCATGATGGAGAATTACCCTGGCTTTGAGATGATAGCCGGGATGAGCCTTGTCACAAAAATGAAGAAACAGGCCACAAAGGTTGCTGAGCTCAGGGAAATGGAGGAAGTGAAGGAAATAGAAAAGGATGACCTATTCACGGTCAGGACCTCAAGGGACACCTACACAGCCTCTGCACTGATCTTTGCAACAGGAAGCAAACACAGGCAGCTGGGTGTGCCCGGCGAGAACGACCTCCTTGGAAGGGGGGTTTGTTACTGTGCAACCTGTGACGGCCCACTCTACAAGGGAAGGAAGGTCCTCATGGTTGGTGGAGGAAACAGCGCAGCCCAGGAGGCAGTATTCCTCAAAAACATAGGCTGTGACGTCAGCATAGTCCACAGGAGGGATGAACTGAGGGCTGACAGCTACCTCCAGGATAAGCTGAAGGAAATGGACATCCCTGTGATATGGAACTCTGTGGTAACCGAGATAAGGGGTGATGAGAGGGTTGAGGAGGTCATAATACACAACCGTGTAACAGGCGAGGATGAGACCCTGAAGGTTGATGGGATATTCATATCAATAGGTGAAGAACCCCTCAACCAGCTAGCAGTTGAACTGGGTATTGAGGTGGATGATGGTGGCTACATCATAACAGATAAAAGGCAGAGGACAAACATTCCCCTCGTATACGCCGCAGGGGATATCACAGGGGGCCTGAACCAGTGGGTAACGGCATGTGCAGAGGGTGCGATTGCAGCAACCTACGCCTACAGTGAAATACAGAGACTCTAA